Proteins encoded by one window of Bacillus sp. DTU_2020_1000418_1_SI_GHA_SEK_038:
- a CDS encoding alpha/beta hydrolase, whose translation MKRLLRYIRYFLSFILFLSSIGIYFTNRLMYMKKKEDQFIIDREKEAGRLNPIEYESLPKTEVLIPSPFGYPLKTVIAEPFPNKRFVIISHGVTENKINSIKYMNLFLERGFNTVIYDHRRHGESGGKTTSFGHYEKFDLKAIVDWLRKEKGSDILLGIHGESMGAATMLLYAGSLEDGADFYIADCPFSDFKELLAHRLKSDMKLPAPVILPIADLFLRLRQKYAIKHVSPISVISSIQKPVLFIHSEKDDFILPYMTKDLYERKKGPKKLYIAPNGIHAQSLNENREDYEKAIDEFLNDFVFTEKA comes from the coding sequence TTGAAAAGACTTCTTCGTTATATTCGTTACTTCCTATCCTTCATTCTCTTTTTATCATCTATTGGGATTTATTTTACAAATCGCCTTATGTACATGAAGAAAAAGGAAGATCAGTTTATTATTGATCGGGAAAAAGAAGCTGGGCGTCTCAATCCAATCGAATATGAAAGCCTGCCAAAAACAGAAGTGCTCATCCCTTCTCCCTTTGGCTATCCTCTTAAAACCGTGATTGCAGAACCCTTTCCAAATAAACGCTTCGTCATCATTTCACATGGAGTAACAGAAAATAAAATAAATTCCATTAAATATATGAATCTTTTTTTGGAGCGCGGATTTAACACGGTTATTTACGATCACCGCAGACATGGAGAATCCGGGGGAAAAACGACTAGCTTCGGTCATTATGAAAAATTTGATTTAAAGGCGATTGTTGATTGGCTCCGTAAGGAAAAAGGATCTGATATTTTGCTTGGTATTCACGGTGAATCGATGGGGGCGGCAACGATGCTGTTATATGCAGGCAGTTTAGAGGATGGAGCGGATTTTTATATTGCCGATTGTCCATTTTCCGATTTTAAAGAACTGCTAGCGCACCGATTAAAATCAGACATGAAACTTCCTGCCCCAGTCATCCTGCCCATTGCCGATCTGTTTTTACGATTGCGGCAAAAATATGCCATTAAACACGTTTCTCCCATCTCAGTGATTAGCAGCATTCAAAAGCCCGTGTTATTTATTCACAGCGAAAAAGATGACTTTATTCTGCCTTATATGACCAAGGATTTATATGAACGGAAAAAAGGACCCAAAAAGCTTTACATCGCTCCAAATGGCATTCATGCTCAATCATTGAATGAAAATCGGGAGGACTACGAAAAAGCGATTGACGAGTTTTTGAATGATTTTGTTTTCACCGAGAAGGCCTGA
- a CDS encoding polysaccharide deacetylase family protein, whose translation MKKAVLLFLSLLIFFPSAQVLAAQKIPILIYHSIDEYDGHGTKELYVTPKNFEKQMMYLRNQGYTLLTFERWQDIHKVNKPIFITFDDGYKNNLNVMDIFQKLKSDHFKPTGTIFVISDFIGRANRLSQSDLRIMSDSQLFSIQSHTATHPDLTKITNYEYELQKSKDKIQKITGKPVIALSYPYGNFNSKVIAETKKYYMFGLTTTPELFSEKGIKDELYYLPRIYIKYSTSLEEFAKIVGE comes from the coding sequence ATGAAAAAAGCTGTCTTATTATTCTTAAGTCTTCTTATCTTTTTTCCTTCAGCACAAGTATTGGCGGCTCAAAAAATACCGATATTAATTTACCACTCCATTGATGAGTACGATGGTCATGGCACTAAAGAGTTATATGTAACTCCAAAGAATTTTGAGAAGCAAATGATGTATTTACGGAATCAAGGCTACACATTATTGACGTTTGAGCGGTGGCAAGATATACACAAAGTGAACAAGCCCATTTTCATTACCTTTGATGATGGATACAAAAACAATTTAAATGTAATGGATATTTTTCAAAAGCTAAAAAGTGACCATTTTAAACCAACTGGAACCATTTTTGTTATATCTGACTTTATTGGCCGCGCCAACCGATTATCGCAATCAGACTTAAGAATAATGTCAGATTCACAACTGTTTTCAATTCAATCTCATACCGCCACCCATCCAGATTTAACGAAAATCACAAATTATGAATATGAACTGCAGAAGTCCAAGGATAAAATTCAAAAAATAACAGGAAAACCGGTTATTGCTTTATCTTACCCCTATGGAAATTTCAATAGCAAGGTCATAGCAGAGACAAAAAAGTATTATATGTTCGGACTTACAACGACTCCCGAACTATTTTCTGAAAAGGGTATAAAAGATGAATTGTATTATTTACCGAGAATTTATATTAAGTATTCAACAAGTCTTGAGGAATTCGCAAAGATAGTTGGAGAATGA
- a CDS encoding iron-sulfur cluster biosynthesis family protein: MDIAITEAAARKIKERIAGKNGYLKLKYDTDGCGCVVSGVTALWLVNELDSDDREIKTDIGSIYTEKSKEVFLDENLKIDFSEKANCFQLKTPNEYLNPRMSFFDKTAGR, encoded by the coding sequence ATGGACATTGCAATAACCGAGGCAGCAGCAAGAAAAATAAAAGAAAGAATAGCTGGAAAAAACGGCTATTTAAAGCTTAAATATGATACGGATGGCTGTGGATGTGTTGTTAGCGGGGTAACCGCTCTCTGGCTAGTGAATGAATTAGACAGCGATGACCGGGAAATTAAAACAGATATTGGCAGTATTTACACAGAAAAATCAAAAGAAGTTTTTCTTGATGAGAATTTAAAAATAGATTTCTCCGAAAAAGCAAACTGCTTTCAATTGAAAACGCCTAATGAATACCTAAATCCGCGAATGAGTTTTTTTGATAAGACAGCTGGAAGATGA
- a CDS encoding CDGSH iron-sulfur domain-containing protein, which translates to MSKVTIKVNNNGSYRITGDIELIDAEGNKFETKQTFSLCRCGRSAKAPFCDGSHKGNFESVVRAPKSEEA; encoded by the coding sequence ATGTCAAAAGTTACAATTAAAGTAAATAACAATGGCTCATACCGAATTACAGGTGATATTGAATTAATTGATGCGGAAGGAAATAAGTTTGAAACAAAACAAACTTTCTCGCTTTGCCGCTGCGGCAGATCAGCTAAAGCACCATTTTGCGATGGATCTCATAAGGGAAATTTTGAGTCTGTTGTTCGTGCACCGAAATCCGAAGAAGCATAA
- a CDS encoding LysR family transcriptional regulator, translated as MEIQQLRAFLSVAQTKNFTKSAELLFMSQSTVTMRIKALEQTLGKQLFERDNRQVLLTAAGKELLDYAKRIIELVDEGSRKVSIEETFENSLVVGSLHSLWDYLLFPIMKEFQAKHPRTALRFITGHSWDIVQHVLDGVVDFGVVLIPPTHSDIEVLPFKKEEIKLVANADNNFTEEIDLANLSKLPYIHMDWGPSYNHWFEESAGKETHSLMVDHASLYVQYLRSGHFLGLLPSVIADTFIQREELVSLSFRSKTKPPIIQSYIIYSKRKLDSIQRLLEHMLQA; from the coding sequence GTGGAAATTCAACAGCTTCGTGCGTTCTTGTCTGTAGCTCAGACGAAAAATTTTACAAAATCTGCGGAATTACTGTTTATGTCCCAATCAACCGTTACAATGCGTATTAAAGCGTTAGAACAAACACTTGGGAAACAATTATTTGAGCGGGATAATCGGCAAGTTCTTCTTACCGCCGCAGGTAAAGAGTTGCTGGACTATGCAAAGAGAATCATTGAGCTTGTTGATGAAGGATCAAGAAAAGTAAGTATAGAAGAAACATTTGAAAACTCATTAGTCGTAGGAAGCTTGCATTCGTTATGGGATTATCTGCTGTTTCCAATAATGAAAGAGTTTCAAGCAAAGCACCCAAGAACAGCACTTCGGTTCATTACGGGGCATTCATGGGATATTGTTCAGCATGTGCTCGATGGAGTCGTTGATTTTGGGGTCGTCCTTATTCCACCTACTCATTCAGACATCGAGGTCCTTCCATTTAAGAAAGAAGAAATTAAGCTAGTTGCAAATGCAGATAACAATTTTACGGAAGAAATCGATTTGGCTAATTTAAGTAAATTGCCTTATATTCATATGGATTGGGGACCTAGTTATAACCATTGGTTTGAAGAAAGCGCTGGCAAGGAAACGCATTCTTTAATGGTCGACCATGCTTCCCTGTATGTTCAATATTTACGAAGCGGCCACTTTCTGGGATTATTGCCATCCGTTATAGCGGATACATTCATACAGAGAGAGGAACTGGTGTCACTTTCCTTTCGTTCGAAAACGAAACCGCCAATTATTCAAAGCTATATTATTTATTCAAAACGCAAATTAGACTCGATTCAACGATTGCTTGAACATATGCTGCAAGCCTGA
- a CDS encoding MFS transporter, whose product MRAIRLLLVNSFLMNVSFFAFIPFLSAYITGNLALSAGIAGVVLMIRQLTQQGTSFLSGMLGDRFDYRILISTGMILRGAGFLLFSFCTSAMELIAAAIIAGIGGSLFEPTSKAAMSIFSHPSKRGDIFALDKIVRHSGIICAGILGGILLQLDFFYSSLVCGGIFVFSGLITFLILPKENVNVPKQSFKVSWQKVKSDRLFIYFTISMIGFWFMFMQLYLTIPLHAAKVFNSSTFVSSLFIVYGMIVVFLQYPLQKWTKKFSRLSVIKAGMGIMAIGMLLIGMSDSFLIFWGGFCAYAVGIMLVEPTSYEYTSKIAPSQFSASYFGFSLLAMAIGGSLSQGGGGWMYEHMPHVNWVICTLAGLLSVLGIQWLQWISRKHLPLKGVENSNI is encoded by the coding sequence ATGAGAGCGATACGTTTATTACTAGTAAACTCATTTCTTATGAATGTCAGTTTTTTTGCATTTATTCCGTTTTTATCTGCCTATATTACTGGGAATTTAGCTCTTTCTGCCGGTATTGCAGGAGTCGTTCTTATGATTCGCCAGTTGACACAGCAAGGCACTTCCTTTTTATCAGGGATGCTCGGGGATCGGTTTGATTATCGAATATTGATTAGTACAGGGATGATTTTACGCGGAGCAGGCTTTTTGCTATTTTCATTTTGCACAAGTGCGATGGAATTAATTGCTGCTGCTATTATCGCTGGAATAGGCGGTTCCTTATTCGAGCCAACAAGTAAAGCTGCTATGTCCATTTTTAGTCACCCTTCTAAACGAGGGGATATTTTTGCTCTAGATAAAATCGTTCGCCATTCGGGGATTATTTGCGCAGGGATTTTAGGCGGAATACTGCTGCAGCTTGACTTTTTCTATTCTTCCTTAGTTTGCGGCGGGATTTTTGTTTTCAGTGGGCTGATCACTTTTTTGATTTTGCCTAAAGAAAATGTAAATGTGCCGAAGCAGTCCTTTAAGGTCTCTTGGCAAAAAGTTAAATCTGACCGGCTGTTTATTTATTTTACAATTAGCATGATTGGGTTTTGGTTTATGTTTATGCAATTATATCTGACTATTCCTCTGCATGCTGCCAAGGTGTTTAACAGTTCAACATTCGTGTCGAGCCTGTTTATCGTCTATGGGATGATTGTCGTTTTTCTTCAATATCCTTTGCAAAAATGGACAAAAAAGTTTTCCCGATTATCGGTCATTAAAGCAGGAATGGGTATCATGGCAATAGGGATGTTACTAATTGGGATGTCTGATAGCTTCCTAATCTTTTGGGGTGGTTTCTGTGCATATGCTGTTGGGATTATGTTAGTGGAGCCAACTTCATACGAATATACTTCGAAAATTGCCCCCTCACAATTTTCTGCCAGCTATTTTGGTTTTTCCCTGCTTGCCATGGCAATCGGAGGCAGCTTGAGCCAAGGTGGTGGCGGGTGGATGTATGAGCACATGCCACATGTAAATTGGGTTATTTGTACTTTAGCGGGACTCTTATCAGTCTTAGGTATTCAATGGCTGCAATGGATATCTAGAAAACATCTCCCATTAAAAGGGGTGGAGAATAGCAACATATAA
- a CDS encoding YolD-like family protein, whose translation MIRDRGRIKWTSMMLPEHVKLLRDWTKEDTYDQKREIDEQKLESMNEIISEAMEFGKIVAVTHYRYKNYELVMGNIHFWDEMNQKLHVVDRFEEVHRISISDIADVRVAD comes from the coding sequence ATGATTCGAGACCGTGGCAGAATAAAATGGACATCTATGATGCTCCCGGAACATGTGAAATTATTGAGAGATTGGACAAAGGAAGATACGTACGACCAAAAACGGGAAATAGACGAGCAAAAGCTTGAAAGCATGAACGAAATCATTTCTGAGGCAATGGAATTTGGAAAAATCGTTGCCGTTACTCATTATCGCTACAAAAATTATGAGCTTGTAATGGGAAATATTCATTTTTGGGATGAAATGAATCAGAAGCTGCATGTTGTGGATCGCTTTGAGGAAGTGCATCGGATTAGCATTTCGGATATAGCTGATGTACGGGTTGCTGATTAA
- a CDS encoding DNA polymerase thumb domain-containing protein — MIDYSTMPKNQIMCVDMKSFYASCSAVMEGLDPLECYLVVAGKKERKGSVVLAASPKMKKEFGIKTGNRLYEVPNDPRIIVAEPKMATYLRIATEITRVFNRYVPKEAIHTYSVDESFIKVDGAVHLWGDAFTIARKIRNDIELEFQLPCAIGIGPNMLLAKLCLDLEAKHNGIAEWTYEDVQTKLWPVSPLREMWGIGRRVEKTLNGMGIFTVGQLAHYGLEKLEKKFGIMGNQLYHHAWGIDLSEIGAPIIEGQISFGKSQILLRDYKEEHEIKSVILEMCEEVARRARTHRKAGRTISFGIGYSQDEFGGGFYRSKTIEEPTNVTMDIYRVCTQLFHKFYEGKTVRQISMSIGNLVDDNEMQLTLFDTNGWKKRELGYTVDYIRSKFGAGALLRAVSYTNAGTARHRATLVGGHKM; from the coding sequence ATGATTGATTACAGCACGATGCCCAAAAATCAAATTATGTGTGTCGATATGAAGAGCTTTTATGCAAGCTGTTCCGCTGTTATGGAAGGGCTTGATCCTCTTGAATGCTATCTTGTTGTGGCTGGAAAAAAGGAGCGGAAGGGAAGTGTGGTCCTAGCGGCATCGCCAAAGATGAAAAAGGAGTTTGGCATTAAGACGGGAAACAGGCTTTATGAAGTTCCAAATGATCCGCGCATTATTGTAGCGGAACCAAAAATGGCCACTTATTTGAGGATAGCGACTGAAATTACTCGTGTTTTTAATCGGTATGTCCCGAAAGAGGCGATTCACACATACAGTGTGGATGAAAGTTTTATTAAAGTGGATGGGGCTGTGCATCTTTGGGGAGATGCTTTTACGATTGCCCGTAAAATACGGAATGATATTGAACTTGAATTTCAGCTGCCATGTGCCATTGGGATTGGGCCTAATATGCTGCTGGCAAAGCTTTGTCTCGATCTGGAAGCGAAGCATAATGGAATTGCTGAGTGGACGTATGAGGATGTCCAAACGAAATTATGGCCAGTTTCTCCTTTAAGGGAAATGTGGGGAATCGGGCGCCGTGTGGAAAAAACGCTGAATGGAATGGGGATTTTCACAGTTGGCCAGCTTGCTCACTATGGTTTAGAAAAGCTGGAGAAGAAATTCGGCATTATGGGAAACCAGCTCTACCATCATGCCTGGGGGATTGATCTATCTGAGATTGGAGCACCAATTATAGAGGGGCAAATTAGTTTTGGAAAAAGCCAAATTCTGCTTAGGGATTATAAAGAAGAGCATGAAATTAAGTCTGTCATTCTTGAAATGTGTGAGGAAGTAGCAAGAAGGGCGCGCACTCACCGAAAGGCGGGCAGGACGATCAGCTTTGGGATCGGCTACAGCCAGGATGAATTTGGAGGCGGATTTTACCGGTCGAAAACGATTGAAGAGCCAACAAATGTGACGATGGATATTTATCGTGTGTGCACACAGCTTTTTCATAAATTTTATGAGGGAAAAACAGTTCGGCAAATTTCTATGTCTATCGGCAATCTTGTTGATGATAATGAAATGCAGCTAACTCTTTTTGATACGAATGGATGGAAGAAGAGGGAGCTTGGCTACACAGTCGACTATATCAGATCAAAGTTTGGTGCAGGTGCTCTTTTACGAGCAGTGTCCTATACAAATGCGGGAACAGCTAGGCACCGTGCCACATTAGTAGGAGGCCATAAAATGTAG
- a CDS encoding YqzH family protein yields the protein MDRTFIFKMIQSCLKQYNESISINSVEFAEMYDKINAIKKEEVESDLHDIIVDVVYGYITDSPYF from the coding sequence ATGGATCGAACCTTTATTTTCAAAATGATACAGAGCTGCTTGAAGCAATATAATGAGTCAATTTCGATTAACAGCGTGGAATTTGCAGAAATGTATGACAAAATAAATGCCATAAAAAAAGAGGAAGTTGAGAGCGATTTACATGATATTATAGTTGATGTTGTTTATGGATATATAACGGATTCTCCCTATTTTTAA
- a CDS encoding SDR family oxidoreductase, with protein sequence MSDRLKNKTIIITGASGGIGASMALLCAERGANLVLLARSYEKLLEMKTDLESRFHVKVDIHKLDVSNTDEVQAVFSKILEQLDHVDVLVNNAGYGVFREAHEAKIDDIKGMFAVNVVGLMACTSMVLPIMRQQGSGHIINIASQAGKIATPKSSVYSATKHAVLGYTNSLRMELINHSVFVTAVNPGPIETNFFTIADEKGTYVNNVKRFMLKPEYVAKKVVNAMLTPIREINLPGWMNAGSIVYTLFPRLFERLGKRMFNQK encoded by the coding sequence ATGTCGGATCGATTGAAGAATAAAACGATTATTATTACAGGAGCCTCAGGCGGAATCGGTGCATCAATGGCTTTACTTTGCGCGGAAAGAGGGGCTAACCTTGTTTTGCTTGCCCGAAGTTACGAGAAGCTTCTTGAGATGAAAACGGATTTAGAAAGCCGCTTTCATGTAAAGGTTGATATACATAAGCTGGATGTTTCCAACACTGACGAGGTGCAGGCTGTTTTTTCAAAGATTTTGGAGCAGCTTGACCATGTTGATGTACTTGTTAACAATGCAGGCTACGGGGTTTTTCGCGAGGCTCATGAGGCAAAAATCGATGATATTAAAGGGATGTTTGCTGTCAACGTTGTTGGCTTAATGGCTTGCACAAGTATGGTTTTGCCTATTATGCGACAGCAGGGAAGCGGTCATATTATCAATATTGCCTCCCAGGCTGGAAAAATCGCCACTCCGAAATCAAGCGTTTATTCAGCAACGAAGCATGCCGTTCTCGGCTATACAAATAGTCTTCGAATGGAGCTTATCAACCATAGCGTTTTTGTAACGGCCGTTAACCCCGGACCGATTGAAACGAATTTTTTTACCATTGCCGATGAAAAAGGAACCTACGTTAATAATGTAAAAAGATTCATGCTAAAGCCAGAGTATGTGGCAAAAAAGGTTGTCAATGCGATGCTGACCCCGATAAGAGAAATTAATTTGCCCGGATGGATGAATGCGGGCAGTATTGTATATACTCTTTTTCCGCGCTTGTTTGAACGGCTGGGCAAAAGGATGTTTAATCAAAAGTGA
- a CDS encoding MBL fold metallo-hydrolase, with protein MAEWKNGIAKLVIPTPFAVGDVNIYVMKGERLTLVDVGPKTEDAWEALTAQLKDLHLSPEDIEQVILTHHHPDHAGLLDFFPSSLDVFGHRNNERWVMRTDAFLKAHDEFYYDLLPKCGIPDQYLSFISSLKKSLRFSCSRSLTGVLEEGDTPPGLDDWKVIETPGHAQSHIGLFREKDGVFIGGDHLLAHISPNPLMEPPLPGETQRPKPQLQYNESLKKLMQFPIQLVYSGHGEDIYNPNELIEKRLARQHERAIFIKKWLEQEPLTVFEICKRLFPAVYEKEFGLTISETIAQLDYLDALGEISIKKAGKAFYFSA; from the coding sequence ATGGCGGAATGGAAAAATGGCATTGCTAAATTGGTTATCCCTACTCCTTTTGCGGTTGGGGATGTGAATATATATGTGATGAAGGGAGAGCGGTTGACACTTGTCGATGTTGGACCTAAAACGGAAGATGCTTGGGAGGCATTAACCGCGCAATTGAAAGATTTACATCTATCTCCTGAAGATATTGAACAGGTTATCCTTACTCATCATCATCCCGATCATGCTGGACTTTTGGACTTTTTCCCATCTAGCTTAGATGTATTTGGCCATCGTAATAATGAAAGATGGGTAATGCGAACGGATGCTTTTTTAAAGGCGCACGATGAATTTTATTATGATCTATTACCTAAGTGCGGAATTCCAGATCAATATCTCTCTTTTATTAGTTCGTTAAAAAAGTCTTTGCGTTTTTCCTGCAGCCGTTCTCTTACAGGTGTATTGGAAGAAGGGGACACTCCGCCCGGCCTTGATGACTGGAAGGTTATTGAAACGCCTGGGCATGCTCAAAGTCATATTGGTTTGTTCCGAGAGAAGGATGGGGTTTTTATCGGAGGGGATCATTTACTGGCACATATTTCTCCCAATCCTCTAATGGAACCGCCCCTTCCTGGAGAAACACAGCGGCCTAAACCACAGCTGCAATATAATGAATCATTAAAGAAGCTAATGCAATTTCCAATCCAGCTTGTCTACTCAGGGCATGGTGAGGATATTTATAATCCTAATGAATTAATTGAGAAAAGACTGGCTCGCCAGCATGAACGCGCGATATTTATAAAAAAATGGCTTGAGCAGGAGCCGTTAACTGTTTTTGAAATTTGCAAACGGCTATTTCCTGCCGTATATGAAAAGGAGTTTGGCTTAACGATTTCAGAAACGATCGCCCAGCTTGACTATTTGGATGCGCTGGGGGAAATTAGTATTAAAAAAGCGGGAAAGGCATTTTATTTTTCTGCTTAG
- a CDS encoding LCP family protein, with protein sequence MRFGKRKTWLYITGITILFILTGTAIYGYLIYKSITDAVETMHQPIQREISEKRNEEITLTKQEPFSVLLLGVDEAEGDRGRSDSMIVLTVNPRLNSVKMLSIPRDTRTEIIGRGTDDKINHAFAFGGAEMAIATVENFLDMPIDFYIQINMEGFIKIIDSLGGVTVHNDLDFTSNEKHFPKGELTLNGEDALSFSRMRYEDPRGDFGRQVRQRQIILAILKEGASLSSLIKYKEIFSTLGKNIKTNLELEEMVEIQRNYRAVTRQVEQISIEGSNAIMNSIYYFIVPDEEKQRVQGELKKHLELQ encoded by the coding sequence ATGAGATTCGGCAAAAGAAAAACATGGCTATATATAACGGGAATAACTATTCTATTCATTTTAACGGGGACAGCAATATACGGGTACTTAATATATAAATCTATCACAGACGCTGTCGAAACAATGCATCAGCCGATTCAACGAGAAATATCAGAAAAGAGGAACGAAGAAATCACATTAACAAAACAAGAACCTTTCTCTGTCTTACTGCTTGGTGTCGATGAAGCTGAAGGTGACCGCGGCCGTTCAGACTCAATGATCGTACTAACAGTGAACCCAAGATTAAATTCTGTTAAGATGCTTAGTATCCCGCGAGATACTAGAACGGAGATCATCGGTCGTGGTACAGATGACAAAATTAATCATGCCTTTGCATTTGGCGGAGCAGAAATGGCCATAGCGACAGTGGAGAACTTTTTAGATATGCCGATTGATTTTTATATTCAAATAAATATGGAAGGTTTTATAAAGATTATTGATTCATTAGGAGGGGTAACCGTCCATAATGACTTAGACTTTACCTCTAATGAGAAACATTTCCCAAAAGGGGAATTGACTTTAAATGGAGAAGATGCATTATCATTTTCCCGCATGAGGTATGAGGACCCAAGAGGAGACTTTGGCCGCCAAGTTAGACAACGACAAATCATACTCGCTATTCTTAAAGAAGGAGCAAGCCTCTCCTCACTCATCAAATATAAAGAGATTTTTAGCACATTAGGCAAAAATATAAAAACAAATCTAGAATTGGAAGAGATGGTTGAGATTCAAAGAAATTATCGTGCAGTTACCAGACAAGTTGAACAAATATCCATCGAGGGAAGCAATGCAATAATGAACAGTATATACTACTTCATTGTTCCTGATGAGGAAAAGCAGCGTGTTCAAGGTGAATTAAAAAAACATTTAGAATTACAATAA
- a CDS encoding SOS response-associated peptidase, with protein MCGRFTLTASFEQIIDRFDIEQFIEEDLLSPNYNVAPSQSVLSVINDGSKNRLGFLRWGLIPSWAKDEKIGYKLINARAETLNEKPSFRQAYRSRRCLVIADSFYEWKRHDDKTKIPMRIKLKSDQLFAMAGLWEQWKSPQGKSVFTCSVITTAPNELVKDIHDRMPAILKPEDEKTWLDRTITDTSKLDHLLKPLKPDLMETYEVSSLVNSPKNNSVDLIQRIC; from the coding sequence ATGTGCGGCCGTTTCACATTAACAGCTTCTTTTGAACAAATTATTGACCGGTTTGATATCGAACAATTTATCGAAGAAGATTTACTTTCTCCGAATTACAATGTGGCTCCCTCACAATCTGTTTTATCGGTCATCAACGATGGCAGCAAAAACAGATTAGGGTTTCTAAGATGGGGGCTAATCCCTTCTTGGGCTAAAGACGAGAAAATTGGCTACAAACTGATTAATGCAAGGGCAGAGACGTTAAACGAAAAACCTAGCTTCCGGCAGGCTTATCGAAGCAGACGCTGTTTAGTTATTGCTGACAGCTTTTATGAATGGAAGAGGCATGATGATAAAACGAAGATCCCGATGCGAATTAAACTGAAGTCAGATCAACTATTTGCGATGGCTGGTTTATGGGAACAATGGAAATCTCCACAAGGGAAATCAGTATTCACCTGTTCTGTAATTACGACAGCACCTAATGAACTCGTAAAAGACATTCATGATCGTATGCCTGCCATTTTAAAGCCGGAAGATGAAAAAACTTGGCTCGACCGAACAATAACTGATACATCTAAATTAGATCATTTACTCAAACCTCTTAAGCCAGACTTGATGGAGACGTACGAGGTTTCCTCGCTCGTTAATTCGCCAAAGAATAATTCAGTGGATTTGATTCAGAGAATATGTTAG
- a CDS encoding ABC transporter ATP-binding protein: MEKIVTFKNVSWRRSGQEILSNLNWEIDSNEHWAILGLNGSGKTSLLNIVTGYQFPTAGEVAVLGNIFGKTNLPELRREIGFVSSSLDRFTNSLNHETVEEIVLSGKFASIGLYEEVSTEDVEKAESLLSSLRLDYLKGKHFRLLSQGEKRRVIIARALMSNPRILILDEPCTGLDVLSREEVLFLMKEIVKNNCHLVYVTHHIEELVEEITHALLLRDGKIIAAGPKREVLTDELLTDAFKTPVSVRWEENRPWLAVKKESIAKLTIKS, translated from the coding sequence GTGGAGAAAATTGTAACTTTCAAAAATGTATCTTGGCGCAGAAGCGGGCAAGAAATTTTAAGTAATTTAAATTGGGAAATAGATTCAAATGAACATTGGGCAATACTAGGTTTGAATGGATCCGGAAAGACGTCTCTGCTCAATATTGTAACCGGCTATCAATTTCCGACAGCAGGAGAAGTAGCTGTCCTTGGAAATATATTTGGAAAAACGAATTTACCAGAGCTTCGAAGAGAAATTGGGTTCGTCAGCAGCTCATTGGATCGGTTTACAAATAGCTTGAATCATGAAACGGTCGAAGAAATTGTTTTAAGCGGAAAGTTTGCATCAATCGGTTTGTATGAAGAGGTTTCAACTGAAGATGTCGAAAAGGCGGAGTCATTATTGAGCAGTCTTCGCCTCGATTATTTGAAAGGGAAACACTTCCGTCTTTTATCACAAGGTGAAAAGAGAAGAGTCATCATCGCCAGGGCACTAATGAGCAACCCTAGAATTTTAATATTAGACGAGCCGTGTACTGGGCTAGATGTTCTTTCTCGAGAGGAAGTCCTTTTTCTAATGAAGGAAATTGTTAAAAATAATTGCCATTTAGTCTATGTTACACATCATATAGAAGAGCTAGTAGAAGAGATTACACACGCTTTACTCCTCCGTGATGGAAAAATTATCGCAGCTGGGCCAAAAAGGGAAGTTTTGACGGATGAATTATTAACGGATGCCTTTAAAACTCCTGTAAGTGTTCGTTGGGAAGAAAATAGGCCATGGCTCGCTGTGAAAAAGGAGAGCATTGCGAAACTAACAATTAAATCATGA